A part of Phoenix dactylifera cultivar Barhee BC4 chromosome 2, palm_55x_up_171113_PBpolish2nd_filt_p, whole genome shotgun sequence genomic DNA contains:
- the LOC103714137 gene encoding vacuolar protein sorting-associated protein 24 homolog 1-like: METVKNLLKPKVNPQQQLREWQRRLRQECRNIERQIRDVQREERNVQKAIKEAAKRNDMVSAKALAKEIVRSRRAVNRLYENKAQLNSISMHLGEIVATARTVGHLSKSAEVMKLVNNLMKAPEVAATMQEFSKEMTKAGVIEEMVNDSVDSALDSEDIVEETEEEVDKVLAAIAGETASQLPDAVRRERIKQPSASEAVEVREAIAEGVDDEGELEEIKARLARVRS, encoded by the exons ATGGAGACGGTGAAGAATCTCTTGAAGCCGAAAGTAAATCCACAGCAGCAACTCAGAGAATggcagcgccgcctccgccagGAGTGTCGCAACATCGAGCGCCAGATCCGAG ATGtgcagagggaggagaggaatgtTCAGAAAGCGATCAAGGAAGCTGCGAAGAGGAACGACATGGTTTCGGCTAAG GCTCTTGCGAAGGAAATTGTGAGATCGAGGCGAGCAGTGAACCGTCTTTATGAAAATAAGGCACAACTTAATTCAATCTCAATGCACCTCGGCGAAATTGTTG CAACTGCCAGAACTGTAGGCCATCTGTCCAAGAGCGCCGAGGttatgaagcttgtcaataATCTTATGAAAGCTCCTGAAGTGGCTGCTACAATGCAAGAATTTAGCAAGGAGATGACAAAG GCTGGGGTGATTGAAGAAATGGTGAATGATTCTGTTGATTCAGCTTTGGACTCGGAGGATATAGTGGAAGAGACAGAAGAGGAAGTAGACAAAGTGCTTGCTGCGATAGCAGGTGAGACGGCCTCGCAGCTCCCAGATGCTGTTAGGAGGGAGAGAATAAAGCAACCTTCGGCAAGTGAGGCTGTTGAAGTG AGAGAAGCTATTGCCGAGGGTGTCGATGATGAAGGagaattagaagagataaaagCACGACTCGCCAGAGTGCGATCTTGA
- the LOC103714135 gene encoding uncharacterized protein LOC103714135 isoform X3 has protein sequence MENNVSISYSVETHNSSGPTTVNEDSNVVEENTNNGSFINQAAIAWNEMRRDWVGDRSNKSHRAPREPIISWCMTYDDLLSTNQPFPQPIPLSEMVDFLVDIWHEAGLYD, from the exons ATGGAGAATAATGTTAGCATATCTTACTCCGTTGAGACACACAATTCTTCTGGTCCCACTACCGTCAATGAAGACAGCAATGTTGTGGAGGAAAACACCAACAACGGTTCATTTATCAACCAAG CTGCTATAGCTTGGAACGAGATGAGAAGAGATTGGGTTGGTGATCGGTCAAATAAATCCCATAGAGCACCAAGGGAACCAATAATAAG CTGGTGCATGACTTATGATGATTTACTTTCGACCAATCAACCTTTCCCACAACCAATCCCACTATCT GAGATGGTAGATTTTTTAGTTGACATTTGGCATGAAGCAGGCCTTTATGATTAG
- the LOC103714135 gene encoding uncharacterized protein LOC103714135 isoform X1, giving the protein MGCCVGGLSKPQPIPDRTLRTPQKKNSGQSSRQKRRQWSTSPEVMENNVSISYSVETHNSSGPTTVNEDSNVVEENTNNGSFINQAAIAWNEMRRDWVGDRSNKSHRAPREPIISWCMTYDDLLSTNQPFPQPIPLSEMVDFLVDIWHEAGLYD; this is encoded by the exons ATGGG TTGCTGTGTTGGAGGTCTATCTAAACCTCAACCAATACCAGATAGAACATTGAGGACACCCCAAAAGAAGAATTCTGGTCAATCATCTAGGCAAAAGAGAAGGCAATGGTCAACAAGTCCAGAGGTAATGGAGAATAATGTTAGCATATCTTACTCCGTTGAGACACACAATTCTTCTGGTCCCACTACCGTCAATGAAGACAGCAATGTTGTGGAGGAAAACACCAACAACGGTTCATTTATCAACCAAG CTGCTATAGCTTGGAACGAGATGAGAAGAGATTGGGTTGGTGATCGGTCAAATAAATCCCATAGAGCACCAAGGGAACCAATAATAAG CTGGTGCATGACTTATGATGATTTACTTTCGACCAATCAACCTTTCCCACAACCAATCCCACTATCT GAGATGGTAGATTTTTTAGTTGACATTTGGCATGAAGCAGGCCTTTATGATTAG
- the LOC103714135 gene encoding uncharacterized protein LOC103714135 isoform X2: MGCCVGGLSKPQPIPDRTLRTPQKKNSGQSSRQKRRQWSTSPEVMENNVSISYSVETHNSSGPTTVNEDSNVVEENTNNGSFINQAAIAWNEMRRDWVGDRSNKSHRAPREPIISWCMTYDDLLSTNQPFPQPIPLSDFLIVI, from the exons ATGGG TTGCTGTGTTGGAGGTCTATCTAAACCTCAACCAATACCAGATAGAACATTGAGGACACCCCAAAAGAAGAATTCTGGTCAATCATCTAGGCAAAAGAGAAGGCAATGGTCAACAAGTCCAGAGGTAATGGAGAATAATGTTAGCATATCTTACTCCGTTGAGACACACAATTCTTCTGGTCCCACTACCGTCAATGAAGACAGCAATGTTGTGGAGGAAAACACCAACAACGGTTCATTTATCAACCAAG CTGCTATAGCTTGGAACGAGATGAGAAGAGATTGGGTTGGTGATCGGTCAAATAAATCCCATAGAGCACCAAGGGAACCAATAATAAG CTGGTGCATGACTTATGATGATTTACTTTCGACCAATCAACCTTTCCCACAACCAATCCCACTATCT GATTTTCTGATTGTTATATGA